A genome region from Oenanthe melanoleuca isolate GR-GAL-2019-014 chromosome 14, OMel1.0, whole genome shotgun sequence includes the following:
- the SRL gene encoding sarcalumenin isoform X3 produces MKRLNLLCCCVASLLLLGTAEEVEDASEPTKRDRSHLENTLKLNEEKPADDVSGVLQRLRKIYHSSIKPLEHSYRYNELRQHEITAYPGRTLGSSATDGEITSKPMVLFLGPWSVGKSSMINYLLGLDNTPYQLYTGAEPTTSEFTVIMHGPKLKTIEGIVMAADSARSFSPLEKFGQNFLEKLIGIEVPHKLLERVTFVDTPGIIENRKQQERGYPFNDVCQWFIDRADLIFVVFDPTKLDVGLELEMLFRQLKGRESQIRIILNKADSLATQELMRVYGALFWSLAPLINVTEPPRVYVSSFWPHDYHPETHRDLFLKEEISLLEDLNQVIENRMENKIAFIRQHAIRVRIHALLVDRYLQTYKDKMTFFSDGELVFRDIVEDPDRFFIFKSILAKTNVSKFDLPNREAYKDFFGINPITSFKLLSQQCSYMGGCFLEKIEKAITRELPDLLGSLGLGKKPNVLSCDVTGCGETPKNRYRKP; encoded by the exons ATGAAGCGCCTcaacctgctctgctgctgcgTGGCCTcgctcctgctcctgggcacCGCAG AAGAGGTTGAAGATGCCAGCGAGCCGACCAAGCGCGACCGGTCCCACTTGGAGAACACCCTCAAGCTGAACGAGGAAAAACCTGCCGATGATGTCTCAG GAGTATTGCAGCGGCTGAGGAAGATCTACCACTCCTCCATCAAGCCCCTGGAACACTCCTACAGATACAACGAGCTGAGGCAGCACGAGATCACAG CTTACCCCGGACGCACCCTGGGCTCCTCGGCCACAG ATGGGGAGATCACTTCCAAGCCTATGGTGCTATTCCTGGGACCGTGGAGCGTCGGCAAGTCCTCCATGATAAACTACCTCCTGGGGCTGGACAACACTCCCTACCAGCTCTACACAG GGGCAGAACCCACCACCTCTGAGTTCACTGTCATCATGCACGGCCCCAAGCTGAAGACCATCGAGGGCATCGTGATGGCTGCTGACAGTGCTCGCTCCTTCTCGCCCCTGGAGAAGTTTGGGCAGAACTTCTTGGAGAAGCTGATAGGCATTGAGGTGCCCCACAAACTGCTGGAGCGAGTCACCTTCGTGGACACGCCAGGCATCATCGAAAACCGCAAGCAGCAAGAAAGAG GTTACCCATTCAACGATGTGTGCCAGTGGTTCATTGACAGAGCCGATCTCATCTTTGTTGTCTTTGACCCCACGAAGCTGGACGTGGGCTTGGAGCTGGAGATGCTGTTTCGGCAGCTGAAGGGCCGCGAGTCTCAGATCCGAATCATCCTGAACAAAGCCGACAGCCTGGCTACCCAGGAGCTGATGAGAGTCTACGGCGCCTTGTTCTGGAGCCTGGCTCCTCTCATCAACGTCACAGAGCCACCCAGGGTGTACGTTAGCTCTTTCTGGCCCCACGACTACCATCCAGAAACCCACAGAGACCTGTTCCTCAAAGAAGAGATATCGCTCCTGGAAGATCTCAACCAGGTGATTGAGAACAGGATGGAAAACAAGATTGCCTTCATCCGCCAGCACGCCATCCGGGTGCGCATCCACGCCCTGCTGGTCGATCGCTATCTACAGACCTACAAGGACAAAATGACCTTCTTTAGCGATGGGGAACTGGTGTTCAGGGACATTGTAGAAGATCCTGACAGGTTCTTTATCTTTAAGTCCATTCTGGCAAAGACCAATGTCAGCAAATTTGACCTCCCCAACCGCGAGGCTTACAAGGACTTCTTTGGCATCAACCCCATCACCAGTTTTAAGCTGCTGTCTCAGCAGTGTTCCTACATGGGAGGGTGTTTCCTAGAGAAGATCGAGAAGGCCATCACCCGGGAGCTTCCCGATCTCTTGGGAAGCCTCGGCTTGGGCAAGAAGCCCAACGTGCTCTCCTGCGATGTCACTGGCTGTGGCGAAACCCCAAAGAATCGCTACAGGAAACCCTAA
- the SRL gene encoding sarcalumenin isoform X1, giving the protein MKRLNLLCCCVASLLLLGTAEPRAPGTAHSSPPEEKADGSPEEEQDSGTANASLPGVTEEGRGDGEKEPAGGLRGSLGPGDGQTEESSKDQGQEEQSSGEDFMAAHQGGSHGPGTQDALENEEPSTGKGGSEEEGQPGEEQTEEPGAASAPEGEEERDEQSSEEDDEQGEPEEGEHGESEVDGGKEESEESKEEKESDEDGDRPEDEAEENDKEAASTSNKKSHSKPEAAGTGEARDGPASCHHPPCGDAAEDPPPPVEDLPAAVENPPMVEDPPAKEDPPVTEDPPTAVEDSPAAEDPPALVENPPAAADPPADKTPLAGTEVPSTPPAAAEPWHSQIEEVEDASEPTKRDRSHLENTLKLNEEKPADDVSGVLQRLRKIYHSSIKPLEHSYRYNELRQHEITAYPGRTLGSSATDGEITSKPMVLFLGPWSVGKSSMINYLLGLDNTPYQLYTGAEPTTSEFTVIMHGPKLKTIEGIVMAADSARSFSPLEKFGQNFLEKLIGIEVPHKLLERVTFVDTPGIIENRKQQERGYPFNDVCQWFIDRADLIFVVFDPTKLDVGLELEMLFRQLKGRESQIRIILNKADSLATQELMRVYGALFWSLAPLINVTEPPRVYVSSFWPHDYHPETHRDLFLKEEISLLEDLNQVIENRMENKIAFIRQHAIRVRIHALLVDRYLQTYKDKMTFFSDGELVFRDIVEDPDRFFIFKSILAKTNVSKFDLPNREAYKDFFGINPITSFKLLSQQCSYMGGCFLEKIEKAITRELPDLLGSLGLGKKPNVLSCDVTGCGETPKNRYRKP; this is encoded by the exons ATGAAGCGCCTcaacctgctctgctgctgcgTGGCCTcgctcctgctcctgggcacCGCAG AGCCGCGCGCCCCCggcactgcccacagctcccCGCCGGAGGAGAAGGCCGATGGCAGCCCTGAGGAGGAGCAAGACAGTGGCACTGCTAATGCCTCTTTGCCTGGTGTCACTGAGGAGGGACGTGGAGACGGGGAGAAGGAGCCGGCAGGTGGCCTGAGAGGGAGCCTGGGGCcaggggatggacagacagaggagagcagcaaggACCAGGGCCAGGAGGAACAGAGCTCAGGGGAGGATTTCATGGCAGCTCATCAAGGAGGGAGCCATGGGCCTGGCACACAAGATGCCCTGGAGAACgaggagcccagcacagggaaaggaGGCTCTGAGGAGGAAGGGCAGCCAGGGGAAGAGCAAACagaggagccaggagcagcatctgcccctgagggagaggaggaaagagatgagcagagctcagaggaaGATGACGAGCAAGGAGAGCCTGAGGAAGGTGAACACGGGGAGTCTGAGGTAGATGGAGGCAAAGAGGAGTCTGAAGAGTCTAAGGAGGAGAAAGAGTCTGACGAAGATGGTGACAGGCCAGAGGATGAAGCTGAAGAGAATGACAAGGAAGCCGCCAGCACTTCCAACAAAAAGAGCCACAGCAAACCAgaagctgctggcacaggagaaGCCAGGGATGGCCCTGCCAGCTGCCATCACCCACCCTGTGGGGATGCAGCAGAAGACCCACCACCACCAGTAGAagacctgccagcagcagtggaaaaCCCACCAATGGTGGAAGATCCACCAGCAAAAGAAGACCCACCAGTAACAGAAGACCCACCAACAGCAGTGGAAGactctccagcagcagaggacCCCCCTGCATTGGTGGAAaatcccccagcagcagcagacccCCCTGCAGACAAGACCCCACTGGCAGGAACAGAGGTCCCCAGCACCCCACCAGCTGCAGCcgagccctggcacagccagatAG AAGAGGTTGAAGATGCCAGCGAGCCGACCAAGCGCGACCGGTCCCACTTGGAGAACACCCTCAAGCTGAACGAGGAAAAACCTGCCGATGATGTCTCAG GAGTATTGCAGCGGCTGAGGAAGATCTACCACTCCTCCATCAAGCCCCTGGAACACTCCTACAGATACAACGAGCTGAGGCAGCACGAGATCACAG CTTACCCCGGACGCACCCTGGGCTCCTCGGCCACAG ATGGGGAGATCACTTCCAAGCCTATGGTGCTATTCCTGGGACCGTGGAGCGTCGGCAAGTCCTCCATGATAAACTACCTCCTGGGGCTGGACAACACTCCCTACCAGCTCTACACAG GGGCAGAACCCACCACCTCTGAGTTCACTGTCATCATGCACGGCCCCAAGCTGAAGACCATCGAGGGCATCGTGATGGCTGCTGACAGTGCTCGCTCCTTCTCGCCCCTGGAGAAGTTTGGGCAGAACTTCTTGGAGAAGCTGATAGGCATTGAGGTGCCCCACAAACTGCTGGAGCGAGTCACCTTCGTGGACACGCCAGGCATCATCGAAAACCGCAAGCAGCAAGAAAGAG GTTACCCATTCAACGATGTGTGCCAGTGGTTCATTGACAGAGCCGATCTCATCTTTGTTGTCTTTGACCCCACGAAGCTGGACGTGGGCTTGGAGCTGGAGATGCTGTTTCGGCAGCTGAAGGGCCGCGAGTCTCAGATCCGAATCATCCTGAACAAAGCCGACAGCCTGGCTACCCAGGAGCTGATGAGAGTCTACGGCGCCTTGTTCTGGAGCCTGGCTCCTCTCATCAACGTCACAGAGCCACCCAGGGTGTACGTTAGCTCTTTCTGGCCCCACGACTACCATCCAGAAACCCACAGAGACCTGTTCCTCAAAGAAGAGATATCGCTCCTGGAAGATCTCAACCAGGTGATTGAGAACAGGATGGAAAACAAGATTGCCTTCATCCGCCAGCACGCCATCCGGGTGCGCATCCACGCCCTGCTGGTCGATCGCTATCTACAGACCTACAAGGACAAAATGACCTTCTTTAGCGATGGGGAACTGGTGTTCAGGGACATTGTAGAAGATCCTGACAGGTTCTTTATCTTTAAGTCCATTCTGGCAAAGACCAATGTCAGCAAATTTGACCTCCCCAACCGCGAGGCTTACAAGGACTTCTTTGGCATCAACCCCATCACCAGTTTTAAGCTGCTGTCTCAGCAGTGTTCCTACATGGGAGGGTGTTTCCTAGAGAAGATCGAGAAGGCCATCACCCGGGAGCTTCCCGATCTCTTGGGAAGCCTCGGCTTGGGCAAGAAGCCCAACGTGCTCTCCTGCGATGTCACTGGCTGTGGCGAAACCCCAAAGAATCGCTACAGGAAACCCTAA
- the SRL gene encoding sarcalumenin isoform X4 has translation MKRLNLLCCCVASLLLLGTAEEVEDASEPTKRDRSHLENTLKLNEEKPADDVSGVLQRLRKIYHSSIKPLEHSYRYNELRQHEITDGEITSKPMVLFLGPWSVGKSSMINYLLGLDNTPYQLYTGAEPTTSEFTVIMHGPKLKTIEGIVMAADSARSFSPLEKFGQNFLEKLIGIEVPHKLLERVTFVDTPGIIENRKQQERGYPFNDVCQWFIDRADLIFVVFDPTKLDVGLELEMLFRQLKGRESQIRIILNKADSLATQELMRVYGALFWSLAPLINVTEPPRVYVSSFWPHDYHPETHRDLFLKEEISLLEDLNQVIENRMENKIAFIRQHAIRVRIHALLVDRYLQTYKDKMTFFSDGELVFRDIVEDPDRFFIFKSILAKTNVSKFDLPNREAYKDFFGINPITSFKLLSQQCSYMGGCFLEKIEKAITRELPDLLGSLGLGKKPNVLSCDVTGCGETPKNRYRKP, from the exons ATGAAGCGCCTcaacctgctctgctgctgcgTGGCCTcgctcctgctcctgggcacCGCAG AAGAGGTTGAAGATGCCAGCGAGCCGACCAAGCGCGACCGGTCCCACTTGGAGAACACCCTCAAGCTGAACGAGGAAAAACCTGCCGATGATGTCTCAG GAGTATTGCAGCGGCTGAGGAAGATCTACCACTCCTCCATCAAGCCCCTGGAACACTCCTACAGATACAACGAGCTGAGGCAGCACGAGATCACAG ATGGGGAGATCACTTCCAAGCCTATGGTGCTATTCCTGGGACCGTGGAGCGTCGGCAAGTCCTCCATGATAAACTACCTCCTGGGGCTGGACAACACTCCCTACCAGCTCTACACAG GGGCAGAACCCACCACCTCTGAGTTCACTGTCATCATGCACGGCCCCAAGCTGAAGACCATCGAGGGCATCGTGATGGCTGCTGACAGTGCTCGCTCCTTCTCGCCCCTGGAGAAGTTTGGGCAGAACTTCTTGGAGAAGCTGATAGGCATTGAGGTGCCCCACAAACTGCTGGAGCGAGTCACCTTCGTGGACACGCCAGGCATCATCGAAAACCGCAAGCAGCAAGAAAGAG GTTACCCATTCAACGATGTGTGCCAGTGGTTCATTGACAGAGCCGATCTCATCTTTGTTGTCTTTGACCCCACGAAGCTGGACGTGGGCTTGGAGCTGGAGATGCTGTTTCGGCAGCTGAAGGGCCGCGAGTCTCAGATCCGAATCATCCTGAACAAAGCCGACAGCCTGGCTACCCAGGAGCTGATGAGAGTCTACGGCGCCTTGTTCTGGAGCCTGGCTCCTCTCATCAACGTCACAGAGCCACCCAGGGTGTACGTTAGCTCTTTCTGGCCCCACGACTACCATCCAGAAACCCACAGAGACCTGTTCCTCAAAGAAGAGATATCGCTCCTGGAAGATCTCAACCAGGTGATTGAGAACAGGATGGAAAACAAGATTGCCTTCATCCGCCAGCACGCCATCCGGGTGCGCATCCACGCCCTGCTGGTCGATCGCTATCTACAGACCTACAAGGACAAAATGACCTTCTTTAGCGATGGGGAACTGGTGTTCAGGGACATTGTAGAAGATCCTGACAGGTTCTTTATCTTTAAGTCCATTCTGGCAAAGACCAATGTCAGCAAATTTGACCTCCCCAACCGCGAGGCTTACAAGGACTTCTTTGGCATCAACCCCATCACCAGTTTTAAGCTGCTGTCTCAGCAGTGTTCCTACATGGGAGGGTGTTTCCTAGAGAAGATCGAGAAGGCCATCACCCGGGAGCTTCCCGATCTCTTGGGAAGCCTCGGCTTGGGCAAGAAGCCCAACGTGCTCTCCTGCGATGTCACTGGCTGTGGCGAAACCCCAAAGAATCGCTACAGGAAACCCTAA
- the SRL gene encoding sarcalumenin isoform X2 gives MKRLNLLCCCVASLLLLGTAEPRAPGTAHSSPPEEKADGSPEEEQDSGTANASLPGVTEEGRGDGEKEPAGGLRGSLGPGDGQTEESSKDQGQEEQSSGEDFMAAHQGGSHGPGTQDALENEEPSTGKGGSEEEGQPGEEQTEEPGAASAPEGEEERDEQSSEEDDEQGEPEEGEHGESEVDGGKEESEESKEEKESDEDGDRPEDEAEENDKEAASTSNKKSHSKPEAAGTGEARDGPASCHHPPCGDAAEDPPPPVEDLPAAVENPPMVEDPPAKEDPPVTEDPPTAVEDSPAAEDPPALVENPPAAADPPADKTPLAGTEVPSTPPAAAEPWHSQIEEVEDASEPTKRDRSHLENTLKLNEEKPADDVSGVLQRLRKIYHSSIKPLEHSYRYNELRQHEITDGEITSKPMVLFLGPWSVGKSSMINYLLGLDNTPYQLYTGAEPTTSEFTVIMHGPKLKTIEGIVMAADSARSFSPLEKFGQNFLEKLIGIEVPHKLLERVTFVDTPGIIENRKQQERGYPFNDVCQWFIDRADLIFVVFDPTKLDVGLELEMLFRQLKGRESQIRIILNKADSLATQELMRVYGALFWSLAPLINVTEPPRVYVSSFWPHDYHPETHRDLFLKEEISLLEDLNQVIENRMENKIAFIRQHAIRVRIHALLVDRYLQTYKDKMTFFSDGELVFRDIVEDPDRFFIFKSILAKTNVSKFDLPNREAYKDFFGINPITSFKLLSQQCSYMGGCFLEKIEKAITRELPDLLGSLGLGKKPNVLSCDVTGCGETPKNRYRKP, from the exons ATGAAGCGCCTcaacctgctctgctgctgcgTGGCCTcgctcctgctcctgggcacCGCAG AGCCGCGCGCCCCCggcactgcccacagctcccCGCCGGAGGAGAAGGCCGATGGCAGCCCTGAGGAGGAGCAAGACAGTGGCACTGCTAATGCCTCTTTGCCTGGTGTCACTGAGGAGGGACGTGGAGACGGGGAGAAGGAGCCGGCAGGTGGCCTGAGAGGGAGCCTGGGGCcaggggatggacagacagaggagagcagcaaggACCAGGGCCAGGAGGAACAGAGCTCAGGGGAGGATTTCATGGCAGCTCATCAAGGAGGGAGCCATGGGCCTGGCACACAAGATGCCCTGGAGAACgaggagcccagcacagggaaaggaGGCTCTGAGGAGGAAGGGCAGCCAGGGGAAGAGCAAACagaggagccaggagcagcatctgcccctgagggagaggaggaaagagatgagcagagctcagaggaaGATGACGAGCAAGGAGAGCCTGAGGAAGGTGAACACGGGGAGTCTGAGGTAGATGGAGGCAAAGAGGAGTCTGAAGAGTCTAAGGAGGAGAAAGAGTCTGACGAAGATGGTGACAGGCCAGAGGATGAAGCTGAAGAGAATGACAAGGAAGCCGCCAGCACTTCCAACAAAAAGAGCCACAGCAAACCAgaagctgctggcacaggagaaGCCAGGGATGGCCCTGCCAGCTGCCATCACCCACCCTGTGGGGATGCAGCAGAAGACCCACCACCACCAGTAGAagacctgccagcagcagtggaaaaCCCACCAATGGTGGAAGATCCACCAGCAAAAGAAGACCCACCAGTAACAGAAGACCCACCAACAGCAGTGGAAGactctccagcagcagaggacCCCCCTGCATTGGTGGAAaatcccccagcagcagcagacccCCCTGCAGACAAGACCCCACTGGCAGGAACAGAGGTCCCCAGCACCCCACCAGCTGCAGCcgagccctggcacagccagatAG AAGAGGTTGAAGATGCCAGCGAGCCGACCAAGCGCGACCGGTCCCACTTGGAGAACACCCTCAAGCTGAACGAGGAAAAACCTGCCGATGATGTCTCAG GAGTATTGCAGCGGCTGAGGAAGATCTACCACTCCTCCATCAAGCCCCTGGAACACTCCTACAGATACAACGAGCTGAGGCAGCACGAGATCACAG ATGGGGAGATCACTTCCAAGCCTATGGTGCTATTCCTGGGACCGTGGAGCGTCGGCAAGTCCTCCATGATAAACTACCTCCTGGGGCTGGACAACACTCCCTACCAGCTCTACACAG GGGCAGAACCCACCACCTCTGAGTTCACTGTCATCATGCACGGCCCCAAGCTGAAGACCATCGAGGGCATCGTGATGGCTGCTGACAGTGCTCGCTCCTTCTCGCCCCTGGAGAAGTTTGGGCAGAACTTCTTGGAGAAGCTGATAGGCATTGAGGTGCCCCACAAACTGCTGGAGCGAGTCACCTTCGTGGACACGCCAGGCATCATCGAAAACCGCAAGCAGCAAGAAAGAG GTTACCCATTCAACGATGTGTGCCAGTGGTTCATTGACAGAGCCGATCTCATCTTTGTTGTCTTTGACCCCACGAAGCTGGACGTGGGCTTGGAGCTGGAGATGCTGTTTCGGCAGCTGAAGGGCCGCGAGTCTCAGATCCGAATCATCCTGAACAAAGCCGACAGCCTGGCTACCCAGGAGCTGATGAGAGTCTACGGCGCCTTGTTCTGGAGCCTGGCTCCTCTCATCAACGTCACAGAGCCACCCAGGGTGTACGTTAGCTCTTTCTGGCCCCACGACTACCATCCAGAAACCCACAGAGACCTGTTCCTCAAAGAAGAGATATCGCTCCTGGAAGATCTCAACCAGGTGATTGAGAACAGGATGGAAAACAAGATTGCCTTCATCCGCCAGCACGCCATCCGGGTGCGCATCCACGCCCTGCTGGTCGATCGCTATCTACAGACCTACAAGGACAAAATGACCTTCTTTAGCGATGGGGAACTGGTGTTCAGGGACATTGTAGAAGATCCTGACAGGTTCTTTATCTTTAAGTCCATTCTGGCAAAGACCAATGTCAGCAAATTTGACCTCCCCAACCGCGAGGCTTACAAGGACTTCTTTGGCATCAACCCCATCACCAGTTTTAAGCTGCTGTCTCAGCAGTGTTCCTACATGGGAGGGTGTTTCCTAGAGAAGATCGAGAAGGCCATCACCCGGGAGCTTCCCGATCTCTTGGGAAGCCTCGGCTTGGGCAAGAAGCCCAACGTGCTCTCCTGCGATGTCACTGGCTGTGGCGAAACCCCAAAGAATCGCTACAGGAAACCCTAA